From Aristaeella lactis, the proteins below share one genomic window:
- the uvrA gene encoding excinuclease ABC subunit UvrA — protein MNEFLTIRGAREHNLKNISLRIPRDKLTVITGLSGSGKSSLAFDTIYAEGQRRYVESLTSYARQFLGQMDKPDVDAIEGLSPAISIDQKTTGRNPRSTVGTVTEIHDYLRLLWARVGVPHCPVCGREIRKQSVDEIVDAVCAVPEGTRMQILSPLVRGRKGEHRDLLSSARKSGYVRVRIDGEMYDLEDTPELDKKKKHTIEIVVDRLIRRDTDEFRHRLAEDVETASVRGAGLVIVDCLELGETLYSMNYACPDCGVSIEELEPRMFSFNSPYGACPACSGLGIRMKISREAIFPDERVTLREGAMNLMGFNASEDGGIAAQYFGAMGKKYGFSLDTPLEDISGAGMDALLYGTGDEQISITYEGARGQREYTTSFEGIIPTLERRYRETTSDAMKQAYEEYMAEETCPECGGQRLKAEARAVTVGGKSLPEVSDMSIRQARDFFASLELDGNSRIIAAQILKEIDARLGFLCDVGLDYLTLSRGAGTLSGGEAQRIRLATQIGSALMGVMYILDEPSIGLHQRDNAKLIATLRRMRDLGNTVIVVEHDEETMLAADWIVDVGPGAGLHGGYIVAEGTADDIRACPESLTGQYLSGKKVIPVPKTRRKPTGWLTVRGAAEHNLKHIDVRIPLGVLTCVTGVSGSGKSSLVNEIVYKNLARKLNRAKTRPGCFDSMEGLEQLDKIIMIDQSPIGRTPRSNPATYTGLFDLIRKLFALSPEAKARGYKENRFSFNVKGGRCEACQGDGMKRIEMHFLPDLYVPCDVCHGHRYNRETLEVTWQGKNISEVLDMTVEEALGFFENHPQIMRKLETLYDVGLGYMKLGQASTTLSGGEAQRVKLATELSRRATGKTIYLLDEPTTGLHMADVDRLILVLQRLTDAGNSVLVIEHNLDVIKVSDHIIDLGPEGGSGGGTVVAEGTPEQVAAVKGSYTGEYLKKVL, from the coding sequence TACGGGACTGAGCGGCAGCGGAAAAAGCTCCCTGGCCTTCGACACAATCTACGCGGAAGGTCAGCGCCGCTATGTGGAAAGCCTGACCAGCTATGCCCGCCAGTTCCTGGGACAGATGGACAAGCCGGATGTGGATGCCATTGAAGGGCTGAGTCCGGCTATTTCCATTGACCAGAAGACAACGGGACGGAATCCCCGCTCCACCGTGGGTACGGTGACGGAGATCCATGACTACCTGCGCCTGCTCTGGGCGCGCGTCGGTGTTCCCCACTGTCCGGTCTGCGGCCGGGAGATCCGGAAACAGTCTGTGGACGAGATCGTGGACGCGGTATGCGCTGTGCCGGAGGGGACCAGGATGCAGATCCTGAGCCCGCTGGTGAGGGGACGCAAGGGGGAACACAGGGATCTGCTTTCCTCCGCCCGGAAGAGCGGCTATGTCCGGGTGCGTATTGACGGGGAAATGTATGACCTGGAGGACACTCCGGAACTGGATAAAAAGAAAAAACATACCATTGAGATCGTGGTGGACCGCCTGATCCGCAGGGATACGGATGAGTTCCGCCACCGTCTGGCAGAAGATGTGGAGACCGCTTCCGTCCGCGGAGCGGGACTGGTCATCGTGGACTGCCTGGAACTGGGCGAAACCCTTTACAGCATGAACTATGCCTGCCCGGACTGCGGCGTTTCCATTGAGGAACTGGAGCCGCGGATGTTCTCCTTCAACAGTCCCTACGGGGCATGCCCGGCCTGCAGCGGCCTGGGAATCCGGATGAAGATCAGCCGGGAAGCAATCTTCCCGGACGAGCGGGTAACCCTGCGGGAAGGCGCCATGAACCTGATGGGGTTCAACGCCTCGGAGGACGGCGGCATCGCGGCGCAGTACTTCGGGGCTATGGGAAAGAAATACGGCTTTTCGCTGGATACGCCCCTGGAGGATATCAGCGGGGCCGGCATGGATGCCCTGCTGTACGGCACCGGGGATGAACAGATCAGCATCACCTATGAAGGCGCCCGGGGGCAGCGGGAATACACCACCAGCTTTGAAGGAATCATCCCAACGCTGGAACGGCGGTACCGGGAGACCACCTCGGACGCCATGAAACAGGCTTATGAGGAATACATGGCGGAGGAAACCTGCCCGGAATGCGGCGGGCAGCGCCTGAAGGCGGAAGCCCGGGCCGTGACGGTGGGCGGAAAGAGCCTGCCGGAGGTCAGCGATATGAGCATCCGGCAGGCACGGGATTTCTTCGCTTCCCTGGAACTGGACGGGAACAGCCGGATTATTGCCGCGCAGATCCTGAAGGAAATAGATGCCCGACTGGGCTTCCTGTGCGATGTGGGCCTGGATTACCTGACCCTCAGCCGGGGCGCGGGCACCCTGTCCGGAGGCGAGGCGCAGCGTATCCGCCTGGCCACGCAGATCGGCAGCGCTTTGATGGGTGTCATGTACATCCTGGATGAGCCCAGCATCGGCCTGCACCAGCGGGATAACGCGAAGCTGATCGCGACGCTCCGCAGGATGCGGGACCTGGGTAATACCGTGATCGTGGTTGAACATGACGAGGAAACCATGCTTGCCGCGGACTGGATTGTGGATGTGGGCCCCGGCGCGGGACTGCACGGCGGCTATATCGTGGCGGAGGGGACGGCGGATGATATCCGCGCGTGCCCGGAAAGCCTCACCGGCCAGTATCTCAGCGGCAAAAAGGTGATCCCTGTGCCGAAAACCCGCCGGAAACCGACCGGCTGGCTGACGGTCAGGGGTGCCGCGGAGCATAACCTGAAGCATATAGACGTGCGGATCCCGCTGGGAGTACTGACCTGCGTAACCGGTGTCAGCGGCAGCGGAAAGAGCAGCCTTGTCAACGAGATTGTTTATAAAAACCTTGCCCGGAAACTGAACCGTGCCAAGACCCGCCCGGGTTGTTTTGACAGCATGGAAGGCCTGGAGCAGCTGGACAAGATCATCATGATCGACCAGAGCCCCATCGGACGGACACCCCGGAGCAATCCGGCAACCTATACCGGTCTGTTTGACCTGATCCGGAAACTGTTTGCGCTCAGCCCGGAAGCCAAGGCCAGGGGTTACAAGGAAAACCGTTTCTCCTTCAACGTCAAGGGCGGCCGCTGCGAGGCCTGCCAGGGGGACGGTATGAAGCGGATCGAGATGCATTTCCTGCCGGACCTTTATGTACCCTGTGACGTCTGCCACGGCCACCGGTATAACCGGGAAACCCTGGAAGTCACCTGGCAGGGGAAGAACATCAGCGAAGTGCTGGATATGACGGTGGAGGAAGCCCTGGGCTTCTTTGAGAACCATCCCCAGATCATGCGGAAGCTGGAAACCCTGTATGATGTCGGCCTGGGCTATATGAAACTGGGCCAGGCATCCACCACCCTGTCCGGCGGCGAGGCCCAGCGTGTAAAGCTGGCCACGGAACTCAGCCGCAGGGCGACCGGGAAAACCATTTACCTGTTGGATGAGCCGACCACCGGCCTGCACATGGCGGACGTGGACCGGCTGATCCTGGTGCTCCAGCGGCTGACGGACGCGGGCAACTCGGTTCTGGTGATCGAGCATAACCTGGACGTGATCAAGGTCTCGGACCATATCATCGACCTGGGTCCGGAAGGCGGTTCCGGCGGCGGTACGGTGGTGGCGGAAGGCACCCCTGAACAGGTGGCTGCCGTGAAGGGATCCTATACCGGTGAATACCTGAAAAAAGTACTTTGA